From Candoia aspera isolate rCanAsp1 chromosome 4, rCanAsp1.hap2, whole genome shotgun sequence, a single genomic window includes:
- the LOC134496849 gene encoding olfactory receptor 11G2-like: MDSTNWTSAEEFVLLGFGIGLHNRLLLLIFFTILYVLTLAENITIISLVLLDTHLGQLPMYILLSNFSWLELCYVSTVVPRMLFDLAVPGGIISFNECFIQFYIFFSLGGTECFFLSAMALDRYLAICRPLHYSHIMSQNVCYILVAVCWIVGFLWYLVPAMLISRLSFCGSNVIDHFLCDPGPILSLACPPLGKAPILSQICVNGLLLGNMTFVVLSYGTVIFTLMKTANKGSRRKAFSTVSFHLIVVSLFYGSVAGMYLIPGGESQVGVTKAVTLFYTAITPFLNPLIYCLRNNQVKEAVGRLLRRNVGLIWRK, encoded by the coding sequence ATGGATTCAACCAACTGGACTTCAGCTGAGGAATTTGTTTTATTAGGGTTTGGAATTGGACTGCACAACCGCTTGCTGCTCCTCATCTTTTTCACTATTCTCTACGTGCTCACCTTGGCTGAGAACATCACCATTATTAGCCTGGTGCTTCTGGACACCCACCTGGGCCAGCTGCCCATGTATATCCTGCTGAGCAACTTCTCCTGGCTGGAACTGTGCTATGTGTCCACCGTAGTGCCTCGCATGCTCTTTGATTTAGCAGTCCCTGGTGGGATCATTTCCTTCAATGAGTGTTTCATCCAATTCTACATCTTCTTCTCCCTTGGTGGCACTGAATGTTTTTTCCTCTCAGCCATGGCCCTAGATCGGTATCTGGCCATCTGTCGCCCACTACACTACTCACATATTATGTCTCAAAACGTCTGCTACATTCTGGTGGCTGTTTGCTGGATTGTTGGCTTTCTGTGGTACCTTGTTCCAGCAATGTTGATCTCTAGGTTGTCCTTTTGTGGCTCCAATGTCATTGACCACTTTTTGTGTGACCCTGGTCCAATCCTATCCTTGGCTTGCCCTCCACTTGGAAAAGCTCCCATTTTGAGTCAGATTTGTGTCAATGGTCTGCTCCTAGGTAATATGACATTTGTTGTTCTGTCCTATGGCACTGTGATTTTCACTCTAATGAAGACCGCCAACAAAGGCAGTCGCAGGAAGGCCTTTTCTACTGTTTCCTTCCATTTAATTGTGGTCTCACTTTTCTATGGCTCAGTGGCAGGGATGTACTTAATACCAGGAGGGGAAAGTCAGGTAGGTGTCACTAAGGCAGTGACCCTCTTCTACACTGCCATTACACCCTTTCTCAACCCCTTGATCTACTGTCTGAGGAACAATCAAGTGAAAGAAGCAGTGGGCAGATTGTTAAGGAGAAATGTGGGACTGATATGGAGGAAATAA